Genomic DNA from Ruminococcus sp. OA3:
CCACTTCTCCCACTGGGAGATGGCTGCATTCTGGAATCTACCATCAACAGTTTCCGGCATGCAGGTCTCGATCACATTGAAGTTGTGGTGGGGTATCAGAGGCATAAAGTGATTCCGCTGCTTCGGAGAATGAAAGTCCATTATTCGGAGAATAAAGATTATGATGAGACGGATATGATGGAATCTGTCAGGATTGGTATCCGTGCCGTGAGACCGGGAACACAGGGGATATTGTTTTGTCCGGGGGATGTACCTCTGATCGCACCGGAGACGATCGTGCGTGTCGCAGAGACTTTTCAGGAGAAACAGCCAAAACTGCTCATTCCCACATTTCAGGGGAAGCCGGGGCATCCGCCAATGTTCTCCGGAAACGTAATCAAAGGAATTCTGGAATACCGGGGAGAGGAGGGGTTGAGAGGAGTTTTCAAACGTTACGCGGACAGCACCTGTTTTCTGGAGGTTGACGATGAAGAGATCCTTCAGGATACGGACCTGCCGGGTGATTATGAGCGGTTGCTGAGGGCGTATGATCTGCGGCAGAAAGGAAGATGAGAATGATCTATCTGAACAATGCGGCGACTTCGTGGCCGAAGGCAGAGGGACTTTCCGGATATATGAAGGAAGTGTTCCAAAACCTTCCGGGTCATGGAAACCGTGCGACACTGACTGACCATGTAGCGGAGCGTACCTGCAGGAATTATCTGGCCGAGCTTTTGAAAGTACGGGATGAGGCCTGTATCGTGTATGCTTCCTGTGCCACCCATGCATTGAACATGGGATTACTGGGGTTCCCATGGAGAGACGGGGACATCGTGCTGACAACAGCGGCAGAGCATAATGCAGTGCTGAGACCGTTGTATTTTCTGCAGAAACAGGGGAAACTCCGGTATCATGTGATGCCGGTTGACCGAAGCGGACGCCTGACCCAAGATACGCTGGCACAGTTTTTGAAGGAGTACCGGCCCCGGATGGTCATACTGACACATGGCTCCAATGTGACGGGAGCAGTCAATGATGCCGCAGGCCTGACGGCACTGGCAAAG
This window encodes:
- a CDS encoding nucleotidyltransferase family protein — encoded protein: MKNRFENYTVVIVAAGCSRRMKKFKPLLPLGDGCILESTINSFRHAGLDHIEVVVGYQRHKVIPLLRRMKVHYSENKDYDETDMMESVRIGIRAVRPGTQGILFCPGDVPLIAPETIVRVAETFQEKQPKLLIPTFQGKPGHPPMFSGNVIKGILEYRGEEGLRGVFKRYADSTCFLEVDDEEILQDTDLPGDYERLLRAYDLRQKGR